The genome window CACGGACGCCGCCGGACTCGATGAGCTGCTCCCCGGGTTCGACGCCCTCATGCTCTCGCCAGGACCCGGCAGACCCGCGGATGCCGGAGCGTCGCTCGACGCGGTTCGCATCGCAGCGCGACTCCGGATGCCGCTGCTGGGCGTGTGCCTCGGGCACCAGGCGATCGGCGAGGCGTTCGGCACCCCGGTGACGGAGGCCCCCGAGCTGATGCACGGGATGGTCTCGCGGGTCACCCACGACGGGTCGGCGCTGTTCGCCGGCATACCCTCACCGTTCGATGTCGGACGCTACCATTCGCTCGCGGTGGCCGCGTCGGCGCTCCCGGACGACGTGATCGTCACCGCGCGCACCGAGAGCGGAACCGTCATGGCGCTCGCCCATACCGACCTGCCGATCCTCGGCGTGCAGTTCCACCCCGAGAGCGTGCTCACCGAGGGCGGCTACCGGCTGCTCGCGAACTGGCTCGAGCTGTGCGGCGACGAGGACGCCGTGGCGCGCTCCGTCGGCCTGAATCCGCTGTCGCGGCCCGATCAGCCCGCGGCGACGCAGTAGCGCAGCTCGACCGTCGAGCCGATCGCCACGTCACCGGGGGCGGCCGACATCGACGCCACGGTGGGTGGGTTCGTCGGCGCGCAGTCCGTCAGCTCGACGGGGCTCGCGGTCAGACCGATGCGTTCGAGTTCGGCCTGGGCGGCCTCCATCGTCCAGCCGGTGACGTCCGTCAGCGTGACGCGACCGCTCGCGACCACGAGGTTCACGACCGTCTTCGGTGCGACCTCGCTCTCGGCGGTCTCGCTGGCCTCCATGACGGTCTCGGCCGCCAGGCCCTTGTCGTTTCGTTGTATCACGGTGCCGAGTTGGAGCCCGGCGGCGGCCAGAGCATCCTTGGCAGCGGAGAGCGACAGCCCCTCCAACACCGGGACCACAACCGTCTCCTTGCCCGACGACACGTAGACCGTGACCGAATCGCCCTCGCTGACGGCTGTGCCGCCCTCGGGATCGGTGCGGATCACGTTGCCCTCGACGATGTCGCTGCTCGACTCGAGCACGAGCTTGGCTGTGAGGTCGAGTCTGCCGAGGTCTTCCTGAGCGCGCTCGGATGAGACGTTGACGAGATCCGGCACGACACGTGAGCTCGAGGGAATCTCGTCGGGGCGCATGCTGATCGTCCAGACCCAGAACAGCACGGACGCCAGCAGCACGGCCAGCAGCGCGACACCGGCCCAGATCCACGCGACGGGCGGACCGGACTGCGTGCGCGCCATGGTCGTGTCGGTGCTCAGCTGCCGCAGCGAGCGGGCGGTCTCCTGCGCCGCACGCGGGCTGGGGCCGTAGAGCTCGCTCGTGAGAGCACCGAGCTCCTTGCGGCTCGGCGCCTGACCCGAGACCGCGGAGTCCAGCGCGGCGCGGAAGTGCGCAGCATCCGGATACCGCTGGTAAGGGTCCTTCGCGAGTGCGCGCAGCACGATCGGGTCGAGGGCCCCGGGAGAGTCCTCGTTCACCTCGGTCGGCGGGACCGGGGTCTCGCTGACATGCTGGTAGGCGACGGCCACGGGGGATTCGCCGCGGAACGGCTGGCGTCCTGTGAGCAGCTCATAGAGCACGACACCGGTCGAGTAGAGGTCGGCCCGTGCGTCGACGGGCTCGCCCTTGGCCTGCTCGGGCGAGAAGTACGCGGCGGTGCCGATGATCTGCGTGGTCTCGGCGACCGTGGACGACGAGTCGGACACGGCTCGGGCGATGCCGAAGTCCATGACCTTGACCTGGCCCTTGTCGGTGACCATGACGTTGCCCGGCTTGATGTCGCGGTGCACGACGCCCGCGCGGTGCGAGTAGTCGAGGGCCTCGAGGATGCCGTCGACGTAGCGAACGGCGTCTTCGACGGGCACGGGGCCCTTCGCGATGATGTCCTTCAGCAGCGTGCCGCTGATCAGCTCCATCACGATGTACGGAGGCTCATCCGTGCTGCTGTCGGTGGTCGACGGGTCGCCCGCGTCGTATACCCGCACGATCGAGGGGTGGGACATGCGGGAGGCCGACTGCGCCTCCAGACGGAAGCGCGTGCGGAACGCGGTATCGCGGGCGAGCTCGGGGTCGAGGATCTTGATGGCGACGGCGCGGCCGAGGGTCAGGTCGTACCCGCGGTACACCTTCGCCATGCCGCCGTGCCCGATGAGCTCGTCGACGCGGTAGCGACCCGCGAGAACGCGTTGCTCTGTCGACACGTACTGACCCCCTGATACGACCTGATGAATTGTCCCAGACTACGTTGCGCGCGGCGGATCAGCCTTCGTCATCGCCGCCGTCGACCGGAGTGGCGGGCAGGATGATCACGCCCTGCATGGAGTCCGACGGTTCGGACGGCATGTCGCTTCCGCAGAAGACGCGGTACGTGGCTGTGATGCTCTGCCCCGCGGTGCCGGGGATGATCTGCGTCGACAGCACGCTCGGACCGAAGCTGCGGATGGACTCGCCGGGATTGCCGCCCGAGAACGTCGCATTGGTCAGCGTCACCTCGAAGGCGGATCGCGCAGGAGTGCCGGACGGGCACTCGAAGCTCGGCCAGTTGAGCGTGACGGGAACACCCTCGGTCGCGGTGCCCGCGATGGTCGGGGTTCCGGTCGGCTTGCCGACCTGGACCTGCTCCTTGTACGTCGTGAGGGTGAGCAGCGTGCCCTCGGGCACGTTCCCGCCGGGCATGACCGACTCGACGGTCCCGACCTGGTTGGCGCTCGGGGCGACGGTGTTGCCGACGACGCACTCGGCCTGCAGACCTGCGTTGACCGCAGCCGCGCGCGCTGCCTCGCACTGCATGCCCTCGAGGCCCAGGGCATCGACGTCGACCTGCTCGGGCTCCTGCGTCGGCGTCTCGGACGGCGTCGGCTTCGGCGTCTGGCTGGTCGTCGTCGAATCGGTCGGCTTCGGGTCGCCGTCGCCCTGGTTCATCAGCGCGAAGACCGTTCCGCCGAGCACGATGACCAGCAGGGCGATGAGAGCGATGAGCGGCCACGTCCACGGGCTGCGCTTCTTCTTCTCGCCGTCCTCCGGGGCCTCTTCTCCGGTGGGGAGCTGAGCCGTGGTGGGGAGGATGCGCGTCGTGCCGTCGTCGCCCGAGGCCGTGAGCAGCCGGGTGGCGTCGTCGGAGGCGACACCGCCGGTCGCGATGGCAGGGACGGCGATCGCCGCGGAGTTCAGGTCGCCGCGTCGCAGGGCCTGGGCGGCGCGTGCCACCGTGGCGGACGAGGACGGACGATCGGCCGGCTTCTTGGCGATCATCGCCATGACGAGGTTCTGCACCGGGATCGGCACGGTCGGCGGCAGCGGCGGAGGCTGCTCGTTGATCTGAGCCATCGCGATCGCGACCTGCGACTCACCGGTGAACGGACGCTTGCCCGCGAGGCACTCGTACGCGACGATTCCCAGCGAGTAGGTGTCGGTCGCGGGGGAGGCCGGGTGTCCCGACGCCTGCTCCGGCGAGAGGTACTGCACAGTTCCCATGACCTGGCCGGTGGCCGTCAGCGGCACCTGGTCGGCGATGCGGGCGATGCCGAAGTCGGTGATCTTCACGCGTCCGTCGGGCGTGATCAGCAGGTTTCCCGGCTTGATGTCGCGGTGAACGAGACCGGCCGCGTGGGCGGCCTGCAGTGCGGATGCCGTCTGGGCGACGATGTCGAGCGTCTTGTCGGCGCTCAGGGCGCCGTCGCGT of Microbacterium sp. LWH13-1.2 contains these proteins:
- a CDS encoding aminodeoxychorismate/anthranilate synthase component II, whose amino-acid sequence is MIRVLVVDNHDSFVHTLVGYLRELGADVTLIEADATDAAGLDELLPGFDALMLSPGPGRPADAGASLDAVRIAARLRMPLLGVCLGHQAIGEAFGTPVTEAPELMHGMVSRVTHDGSALFAGIPSPFDVGRYHSLAVAASALPDDVIVTARTESGTVMALAHTDLPILGVQFHPESVLTEGGYRLLANWLELCGDEDAVARSVGLNPLSRPDQPAATQ
- the pknB gene encoding Stk1 family PASTA domain-containing Ser/Thr kinase; translation: MAKVYRGYDLTLGRAVAIKILDPELARDTAFRTRFRLEAQSASRMSHPSIVRVYDAGDPSTTDSSTDEPPYIVMELISGTLLKDIIAKGPVPVEDAVRYVDGILEALDYSHRAGVVHRDIKPGNVMVTDKGQVKVMDFGIARAVSDSSSTVAETTQIIGTAAYFSPEQAKGEPVDARADLYSTGVVLYELLTGRQPFRGESPVAVAYQHVSETPVPPTEVNEDSPGALDPIVLRALAKDPYQRYPDAAHFRAALDSAVSGQAPSRKELGALTSELYGPSPRAAQETARSLRQLSTDTTMARTQSGPPVAWIWAGVALLAVLLASVLFWVWTISMRPDEIPSSSRVVPDLVNVSSERAQEDLGRLDLTAKLVLESSSDIVEGNVIRTDPEGGTAVSEGDSVTVYVSSGKETVVVPVLEGLSLSAAKDALAAAGLQLGTVIQRNDKGLAAETVMEASETAESEVAPKTVVNLVVASGRVTLTDVTGWTMEAAQAELERIGLTASPVELTDCAPTNPPTVASMSAAPGDVAIGSTVELRYCVAAG
- a CDS encoding protein kinase — encoded protein: MRPTQGVSFGGRYELQSRIAIGGMGEVWEATDHVIGRTVAIKILKDEYMGDPGFLERFRAEARHAALVNHEGIASVFDYGEENGSAYLVMELVPGEALSTVLERDGALSADKTLDIVAQTASALQAAHAAGLVHRDIKPGNLLITPDGRVKITDFGIARIADQVPLTATGQVMGTVQYLSPEQASGHPASPATDTYSLGIVAYECLAGKRPFTGESQVAIAMAQINEQPPPLPPTVPIPVQNLVMAMIAKKPADRPSSSATVARAAQALRRGDLNSAAIAVPAIATGGVASDDATRLLTASGDDGTTRILPTTAQLPTGEEAPEDGEKKKRSPWTWPLIALIALLVIVLGGTVFALMNQGDGDPKPTDSTTTSQTPKPTPSETPTQEPEQVDVDALGLEGMQCEAARAAAVNAGLQAECVVGNTVAPSANQVGTVESVMPGGNVPEGTLLTLTTYKEQVQVGKPTGTPTIAGTATEGVPVTLNWPSFECPSGTPARSAFEVTLTNATFSGGNPGESIRSFGPSVLSTQIIPGTAGQSITATYRVFCGSDMPSEPSDSMQGVIILPATPVDGGDDEG